The Pedobacter mucosus genome window below encodes:
- a CDS encoding polysaccharide biosynthesis protein — translation MFNKINIVPRWLIFIIDVAVCLFALAVAYFIKYDFDLSSLGLVQFNRAILVSVLINIGVFLNIKSYTGIIRYTSAQDTFRILFAVIIGNTLLFGLHTLLASFWGIQLISHTIVFIYGLVSFLLLITYRILVKYFFIYVKNLNLDKISVIIYGAGEAGIATKRTFDHDNRVNKNIIAFVDDDLRKVGKTIDGVRILDAKNLEKLIEDHEVNEIIFASYTIPIDRKNEIVDACLKYEVVILNIPPANVWAGGKLHSSQIQNMNIEDLLNRKTIEIDVEGIKSQLKNKRILITGAAGSIGSEIVRQLLKFEPSLIILNDQSETALHELYLELEENNQNTNYHAFVGDVRDAKRMDHLFQTYKPQFVYHAAAYKHVPLMEDNPCEAIKTNVYGTKIIADLSVKYGVRKFVMISTDKAVNPTNIMGASKRIAEIYVQSLNNTLNNSKYIFSNGLSYINDLNVKPITKFITTRFGNVLGSNGSVIPRFKQQIEKGGPVTVTHPEITRYFMTIPESCRLVLEAGNMGEGGEIFIFDMGKSVKIVELAKKMIRLAGLIPNQDIKIQYTGLRPGEKLFEELLNDNENTLPTHHHKIMIGKVREYVFNDIEKHIYKLIDYAQINDNRQVVVMMKELVQEYKSNNSIYEELDLPNEKN, via the coding sequence ATGTTTAACAAAATAAATATTGTACCTCGGTGGCTTATCTTTATTATAGATGTTGCAGTTTGCCTATTTGCATTAGCCGTTGCTTATTTTATTAAATATGATTTTGACCTGTCAAGCTTAGGTTTAGTTCAGTTTAACCGAGCCATACTGGTGTCTGTTTTAATTAACATTGGCGTATTTTTAAATATCAAATCATATACAGGTATCATCCGGTATACCAGTGCTCAAGACACTTTTAGAATTCTTTTTGCTGTAATTATCGGTAACACCTTACTATTTGGTCTACATACGCTTTTAGCTTCGTTCTGGGGCATACAACTTATATCACATACCATCGTATTTATTTATGGTTTAGTCAGTTTCCTTTTATTAATTACCTATCGCATCCTGGTTAAGTATTTCTTTATTTATGTTAAAAATCTTAATCTCGATAAAATAAGTGTTATCATTTATGGTGCCGGAGAAGCTGGGATTGCCACAAAACGCACTTTTGATCATGATAACAGGGTTAATAAAAACATCATTGCTTTTGTTGATGATGATTTAAGAAAAGTAGGAAAAACTATTGATGGGGTAAGGATTCTTGATGCTAAAAATCTGGAGAAACTTATTGAAGACCATGAGGTAAATGAAATCATTTTTGCGTCTTATACGATACCTATCGATCGAAAGAATGAAATTGTTGATGCTTGTTTGAAATACGAGGTTGTGATTTTAAATATTCCCCCAGCTAATGTTTGGGCAGGCGGAAAACTTCATTCTTCTCAAATTCAAAATATGAATATTGAGGACCTTTTAAATCGAAAGACCATTGAGATTGATGTAGAAGGAATTAAATCACAGTTAAAGAACAAAAGAATCTTAATAACAGGGGCAGCAGGATCTATTGGTAGCGAAATTGTAAGGCAGCTGCTCAAATTCGAACCCAGCCTAATCATCCTCAATGATCAATCTGAAACAGCTCTCCATGAGCTTTATTTAGAATTGGAAGAAAATAATCAAAATACAAACTACCATGCTTTTGTAGGCGATGTAAGGGATGCAAAGAGAATGGATCATTTATTCCAAACCTATAAACCGCAATTCGTTTATCATGCTGCGGCCTATAAACATGTTCCTTTAATGGAAGATAACCCATGTGAGGCCATAAAAACAAATGTGTATGGCACCAAAATCATTGCTGATCTTTCTGTAAAATATGGTGTGCGTAAGTTTGTGATGATCTCCACTGATAAGGCTGTTAATCCAACCAACATCATGGGTGCCTCTAAAAGAATAGCGGAGATTTATGTTCAATCGCTAAATAATACCCTTAATAATTCTAAATATATTTTTAGCAATGGTTTAAGTTACATAAACGATTTAAATGTAAAGCCCATAACTAAATTTATCACCACCCGCTTTGGTAATGTTTTAGGTTCTAATGGATCTGTTATACCTCGGTTTAAGCAACAAATTGAAAAGGGTGGCCCGGTTACGGTAACACATCCTGAAATTACACGTTATTTTATGACCATCCCCGAATCCTGCCGATTGGTTTTAGAAGCAGGTAATATGGGTGAAGGTGGAGAAATATTCATCTTCGATATGGGTAAATCAGTCAAGATTGTAGAGCTTGCCAAAAAGATGATCCGCTTAGCAGGCTTAATTCCAAATCAGGATATCAAAATTCAATATACCGGGTTGAGGCCAGGCGAAAAACTTTTCGAAGAACTTTTAAATGATAACGAAAACACTCTACCCACCCATCACCATAAAATTATGATTGGTAAAGTGCGTGAATATGTATTTAATGATATCGAAAAACATATCTATAAATTAATTGATTATGCACAAATTAATGATAACAGGCAGGTAGTCGTGATGATGAAGGAGCTGGTGCAGGAATACAAAAGCAATAATTCTATTTATGAGGAACTCGATCTGCCTAATGAAAAAAACTAA
- a CDS encoding MraY family glycosyltransferase has product MEVVSYAVMLISLFIIEIIYFKIAKHYHIIDRPNDRSSHKKATIRGGGIIFCFAFLLYPIFFETTPFYFLAGLLCLGLISFLDDLKPRDFKVRMIIHLIAVTLMFVQLGVFSLPVYVIILAVIFAIGTINAVNFMDGINGITGGYSFVTLLTLLYINHYVVNFIEKDFIITALIGVMVFNFFNFRKKAVCFAGDVGSICMAFILVFIILKLVIHTNNMSYISLLLIYGLDVVSTIFFRVLRKENIFEAHRTHLYQYLVNEKKMPHLQVVAVYCLVQCLVNLILIYYPVNNLSYLATVLLLMGILFVVFRLKYQGQKYLLGK; this is encoded by the coding sequence ATGGAAGTAGTTTCGTATGCCGTGATGTTGATTAGTCTGTTCATTATAGAAATTATTTATTTTAAAATAGCTAAGCATTATCATATTATAGATAGACCGAATGATAGAAGTTCACACAAAAAGGCGACCATCAGAGGTGGTGGCATAATTTTTTGTTTTGCGTTCTTGCTTTACCCAATCTTTTTTGAAACGACTCCATTCTATTTTTTAGCCGGTTTATTATGTTTAGGCTTGATCAGTTTTTTAGATGACTTAAAGCCAAGAGACTTTAAAGTCCGGATGATCATCCATCTAATAGCAGTCACTTTGATGTTTGTACAGTTAGGTGTGTTTAGTCTGCCAGTCTATGTAATCATTCTTGCCGTAATATTTGCCATTGGCACCATAAACGCAGTGAATTTTATGGATGGGATCAATGGCATAACAGGCGGTTATAGCTTTGTAACCCTACTAACTTTATTATATATAAATCACTATGTCGTTAATTTTATAGAAAAGGATTTTATCATCACGGCCTTAATAGGTGTTATGGTATTTAATTTTTTCAATTTCAGGAAAAAAGCGGTTTGTTTTGCAGGTGATGTAGGCAGTATCTGTATGGCATTTATACTTGTTTTCATAATCTTAAAATTGGTGATTCACACCAATAACATGAGTTACATCTCTTTACTACTGATATACGGTTTAGATGTAGTAAGCACAATATTTTTCCGAGTATTAAGAAAAGAAAATATCTTTGAAGCACATAGGACCCATTTATATCAGTATTTGGTAAATGAAAAAAAAATGCCTCATTTACAGGTAGTTGCCGTTTATTGCTTAGTTCAATGCTTGGTTAACCTCATTTTAATTTACTATCCAGTTAATAATTTATCTTATCTTGCGACAGTTTTGTTACTTATGGGTATACTTTTTGTGGTATTTAGATTGAAATATCAGGGCCAAAAATACTTATTGGGTAAATAG
- a CDS encoding NAD-dependent epimerase/dehydratase family protein: MILLTGSTGFLGNIILNSLKGSDKISTLNRHFGDLQCDLALTIPNLPPVDMVIHSAGKAHVVPKTEIEKQEFYKVNVIGTSNLLKGLDQKINKPKYFVYISTVAVYGCESGEMINEETPLNAQDAYGKSKIQAEKLIKEWCLANHVICSVLRLPLLVGENPPGNLGAMIKAIKKGYYFNIAGGKAKKSMVLAADVAQFIPVVAKNGGVYNLTDGFHPSFSALAAVIAQRLNKKNPINIPWWLAKVMASVGDILGAKAPINSLKLNKITADLTFDDAKARNRLGWKPNAVLDRF, translated from the coding sequence ATGATTTTACTCACGGGGTCCACTGGTTTTCTTGGCAACATTATTCTGAATTCTTTAAAGGGTTCAGATAAAATTTCTACGCTAAACAGGCATTTTGGCGATTTGCAATGCGATTTAGCATTAACAATTCCCAATTTGCCTCCAGTAGATATGGTCATACACAGTGCCGGAAAAGCACATGTAGTACCTAAAACAGAAATTGAAAAACAAGAGTTTTATAAGGTAAACGTGATCGGCACCAGCAATTTATTAAAAGGCTTGGATCAGAAGATCAATAAACCAAAATACTTTGTGTACATCAGTACCGTAGCTGTTTATGGTTGCGAATCCGGGGAAATGATTAATGAAGAAACGCCGCTTAATGCACAAGATGCTTATGGAAAAAGCAAAATTCAGGCAGAAAAACTCATCAAAGAATGGTGCTTAGCAAACCACGTTATCTGTAGTGTTTTAAGACTTCCGCTTTTGGTAGGCGAAAATCCGCCAGGAAATCTAGGCGCCATGATTAAGGCCATTAAGAAAGGCTATTACTTTAACATCGCCGGAGGTAAGGCAAAAAAAAGTATGGTTTTAGCTGCAGATGTTGCCCAATTTATTCCGGTTGTAGCCAAAAACGGAGGTGTGTATAACCTTACTGACGGATTTCACCCCTCTTTCTCGGCACTTGCAGCAGTCATAGCTCAACGTTTAAACAAAAAAAATCCCATTAATATTCCATGGTGGTTAGCTAAAGTGATGGCATCCGTTGGCGATATACTAGGGGCTAAAGCACCAATTAATTCCCTAAAGCTAAATAAGATTACAGCAGATTTAACTTTTGATGATGCTAAAGCTAGAAACAGATTAGGATGGAAACCTAATGCTGTGCTTGACAGGTTTTAG
- the glf gene encoding UDP-galactopyranose mutase produces the protein MKYDFLIVGAGLYGSIFAHEATKRGKKCLVIDKRNHIAGNIYCEKMEGINVHRYGAHIFHTSNKKIWDYVNSFVEFNRYTNCPVANYKGELFNLPFNMNTFYQLWKVKTPEEAKAKIAEQILASGIRNPQNLEEQALSLVGGDIYYKLIKEYTEKQWGRKAKDLPAFIIKRLPIRYTFDNNYFNDTYQGIPIGGYTEITNKMLEGIDVELNVDFFQERERLTGLADKIVYTGMIDEYFGYKFGTLEYRSLKFEHEVHDTQNYQGNAVVNYTDAETPYTRIIEHKHFEFGTQEKTIITKEYPQEWTKKDEPYYPVNDDMNDALFKKYKALSKAESNVIFGGRLADYKYYDMHHVVGLALKRVAEEFKEVNVFE, from the coding sequence ATGAAATACGATTTCTTAATTGTTGGGGCCGGTTTATATGGTTCCATATTTGCACATGAAGCAACAAAGCGGGGTAAAAAATGCCTGGTTATTGATAAAAGAAATCATATAGCAGGTAATATTTATTGCGAAAAAATGGAGGGAATTAATGTACACCGCTATGGTGCTCATATTTTTCATACCAGTAATAAAAAGATCTGGGACTATGTAAATTCTTTTGTCGAGTTTAACCGATACACCAATTGCCCGGTAGCCAATTATAAGGGAGAATTGTTCAACCTACCCTTTAACATGAATACCTTTTATCAGTTATGGAAGGTCAAAACTCCTGAGGAAGCAAAAGCAAAAATAGCGGAACAAATATTGGCCAGTGGAATAAGAAACCCACAAAATTTAGAAGAACAGGCACTTTCTTTGGTGGGTGGTGATATTTATTACAAACTGATAAAAGAATATACGGAAAAACAATGGGGTAGGAAAGCGAAGGATCTGCCTGCTTTTATCATTAAAAGACTTCCCATCAGGTACACTTTTGATAATAATTATTTTAACGACACCTATCAGGGGATTCCAATTGGGGGCTATACAGAGATCACAAACAAAATGCTTGAGGGGATCGATGTGGAATTAAATGTAGACTTTTTTCAGGAAAGGGAAAGGCTTACTGGTTTAGCAGATAAAATCGTTTATACCGGAATGATTGATGAATATTTTGGTTACAAATTTGGAACTTTAGAATACAGGAGTTTAAAATTTGAGCATGAAGTTCACGATACCCAAAATTATCAGGGTAACGCCGTGGTAAATTATACTGATGCGGAGACGCCTTATACCCGGATCATCGAACATAAGCATTTTGAATTTGGTACACAGGAAAAAACCATCATCACGAAAGAATACCCACAAGAATGGACTAAAAAAGATGAGCCTTATTATCCTGTAAATGATGATATGAATGATGCGTTATTTAAAAAATATAAGGCATTATCAAAAGCAGAAAGCAATGTAATTTTCGGTGGCCGTTTAGCGGATTATAAATATTATGACATGCACCATGTTGTGGGTTTGGCCTTAAAAAGGGTTGCAGAAGAATTTAAAGAAGTTAATGTTTTTGAATAA
- a CDS encoding glycosyltransferase family 2 protein, which produces MEKGLVSIITPMYNGERFVGITIDSVLSQTYSNWEMIVIDDGSSDNGPKIVAEYALKDARIKLISQANAGSAAARNNGIRMAKGQYISLLDADDTWDPIFLDSQLKFMAEKKADLVYSSHRRINEESKEILSPFMVPQQVTYEDMLHTSSISCLTGLYNIEKFGKVYLREELKSYRDDYIYWLEILKKVGIAYGNREVIANYRVMKSSTTGKKRKVVIPHFMVLYKHEKLSFFRSLYYTMSWAVIGYFKYRK; this is translated from the coding sequence ATGGAAAAAGGATTAGTATCCATAATTACCCCCATGTATAATGGGGAAAGGTTTGTTGGAATCACAATAGATTCTGTTTTAAGTCAAACCTATTCCAATTGGGAAATGATTGTAATTGATGATGGATCGAGCGATAATGGGCCAAAAATAGTTGCAGAATACGCATTAAAAGATGCTCGAATTAAATTGATTAGTCAGGCAAATGCAGGTTCTGCGGCGGCTAGAAACAACGGTATTCGCATGGCCAAGGGCCAATATATTTCGCTTTTGGATGCAGATGATACTTGGGATCCTATATTCTTGGACAGCCAATTGAAATTTATGGCAGAGAAGAAAGCAGATTTAGTTTATTCTTCGCACAGGCGCATCAATGAGGAGTCAAAGGAAATCTTATCACCTTTTATGGTTCCTCAACAAGTCACCTATGAAGATATGCTCCATACTTCTTCTATATCCTGCTTAACGGGGCTTTATAACATTGAGAAATTTGGAAAAGTTTACCTGAGGGAAGAACTAAAAAGCTATCGAGATGATTATATCTATTGGTTAGAGATTCTTAAAAAAGTGGGTATTGCCTATGGCAATCGGGAAGTTATCGCCAATTATCGGGTAATGAAATCTTCCACAACAGGGAAAAAGCGGAAAGTAGTCATTCCACATTTTATGGTGTTGTACAAGCATGAAAAATTAAGCTTTTTCAGGAGTTTATACTATACAATGAGTTGGGCGGTTATTGGCTATTTTAAATATAGAAAATGA
- a CDS encoding glycosyltransferase family 2 protein: METPFNSVCMATFNGERFIEAQITSILSQIAPNDELIIADDGSTDQTIAVIKSIKDSRIKLFKGNNFKDPIKNFQFALKQTSGVNIFLSDQDDVWLDNKYALMLKQLENYDLVISDSQIVNEALEPLYPSFFDYFNSGKGVIKNMMKSSYYGSCMAFRRSVLISALPFPDTKEIGHDLWIGLVAELTGKVCFYKKQLILYRRHEHAFTPVNVGKSKRTKMQMLRGRIIMIKEVAKFIIFKNLWKKD, encoded by the coding sequence ATGGAAACTCCTTTCAATTCGGTGTGTATGGCTACCTTCAATGGCGAAAGGTTTATTGAAGCACAAATTACTTCCATTTTAAGCCAAATTGCTCCAAACGATGAATTGATTATCGCAGATGATGGCTCCACAGACCAAACTATTGCGGTTATTAAAAGCATAAAGGATAGCCGGATCAAACTTTTTAAAGGAAATAATTTTAAAGATCCCATTAAGAATTTTCAATTTGCATTAAAGCAGACAAGTGGCGTAAATATTTTTCTTTCTGATCAGGATGATGTCTGGCTGGATAACAAATATGCATTAATGCTAAAGCAATTGGAAAATTATGATCTGGTGATCAGTGATTCGCAGATTGTTAATGAGGCCTTAGAACCGCTTTATCCTTCCTTTTTCGATTATTTCAACTCTGGAAAAGGTGTGATCAAAAATATGATGAAGAGCTCTTATTATGGATCATGTATGGCTTTTAGGCGATCGGTTTTAATTTCAGCCTTACCTTTCCCTGATACTAAAGAAATAGGGCATGATTTATGGATCGGACTGGTTGCTGAACTTACGGGCAAAGTTTGCTTTTATAAAAAACAATTAATTTTATACCGCAGACATGAGCATGCTTTTACACCCGTAAATGTTGGTAAAAGTAAAAGGACAAAAATGCAAATGTTAAGGGGCAGAATAATCATGATTAAAGAAGTTGCAAAGTTTATAATTTTTAAAAACTTATGGAAAAAGGATTAG
- a CDS encoding glycosyltransferase, which translates to METSFVNQILFIVVLYKQQIKDALTLISLNENLKLLNQKADVLIYDNSPEQSYQLSSFTWKNFNITYHHNPNNPGVSTAYNYGAKVALGLNKEWLLLLDQDTTFSPDFLKKNQLAITQNPDIALFAPILKLNNGVIFSPSIPKHKRGYPPKTVPSGKLSLWNYSPVNSGVLIRLALFNAAGGYNEKVKLDFSDFQFMERVRRINDVFYLINATAVQDFSSFEPSIVKQQSRFSQYLADAVNADKPLLTDRIGFLYAVSRHAFGLTWKLKSFSFLNLYLRKFIMRY; encoded by the coding sequence ATGGAAACATCTTTTGTTAATCAAATTTTGTTTATTGTCGTTTTGTATAAACAACAAATTAAAGATGCATTAACCCTCATCAGTTTAAACGAAAATCTTAAGCTGTTAAACCAGAAAGCGGATGTGCTTATTTATGACAATAGCCCAGAGCAATCTTACCAACTTTCGTCTTTTACCTGGAAGAACTTTAACATTACCTATCACCACAATCCAAATAATCCTGGGGTAAGTACCGCTTATAATTATGGTGCTAAAGTGGCCTTAGGCTTAAACAAAGAATGGCTTTTGCTGTTGGATCAGGATACCACTTTTAGTCCCGATTTTTTAAAGAAAAACCAATTGGCTATAACGCAAAATCCTGACATCGCTTTATTTGCGCCTATTTTAAAACTTAATAATGGCGTAATTTTTTCACCTTCTATCCCAAAACATAAGAGGGGTTATCCACCAAAAACAGTTCCTTCTGGGAAGTTGAGCTTATGGAATTATTCTCCAGTAAATTCTGGTGTTTTAATTCGTTTAGCCCTGTTCAATGCCGCTGGTGGTTATAATGAAAAAGTCAAACTAGATTTTAGCGATTTTCAGTTTATGGAAAGGGTGCGCCGGATCAATGATGTTTTCTATTTAATTAATGCTACAGCAGTTCAGGATTTCTCCAGTTTTGAACCTTCGATTGTTAAACAGCAAAGTCGCTTTAGCCAGTATTTAGCGGATGCCGTAAATGCAGATAAGCCTTTATTAACCGATAGGATAGGTTTTTTATATGCAGTAAGCAGGCATGCTTTCGGATTAACCTGGAAACTTAAAAGTTTTTCTTTCCTAAATTTGTACCTTCGCAAATTTATAATGCGATATTAA
- a CDS encoding glycosyltransferase family 4 protein, whose product MKRVAFIGHRDMYYGAESVMLRIARLVKSKQLAEPIMVLPKSKHNGFREQMEHDNFKQVKFYPYKLIGHSAIRCFLCLLYNFLGSIKAYFELKKLETDVVYTNTSVNIFGAMVAYWLQKPHIWHFHEQPSGGAFKWIPKPLFPIYRYLISRKNTTIVFISNTQKLLWEKEFCQNIPNAMVIYTPPAKLSITPNSLAKNDKPVFGFLGSFTESKNILSLLTATAKLNSHYPDVFEKLILMGAGEFEEQINKKTKELDLQNVVELWPHHENIAPFYAAIDIFILPSFFESWGLVALEAISEKKPLILTQNTGLKEILNHNEDCIFIDPFKTEEIFHAMEKLLLDADFREALAKNAYRKIESLNFAERFENAVTTLFS is encoded by the coding sequence ATGAAGAGGGTAGCTTTTATCGGTCATAGGGATATGTACTATGGAGCCGAATCAGTCATGTTGCGGATAGCTCGGCTTGTAAAATCTAAACAGCTTGCTGAACCTATTATGGTGTTGCCAAAATCAAAACATAATGGCTTCCGGGAACAAATGGAACATGATAATTTTAAGCAGGTAAAGTTTTATCCATATAAATTAATCGGCCACTCTGCTATTCGCTGTTTTTTATGTTTGTTGTATAACTTTTTAGGTTCTATAAAGGCATATTTTGAACTGAAAAAGCTGGAAACGGATGTTGTTTATACGAATACTTCCGTAAATATATTTGGTGCGATGGTTGCCTATTGGCTTCAAAAACCACACATCTGGCATTTTCATGAACAGCCGAGTGGTGGGGCGTTCAAATGGATTCCAAAACCGTTGTTTCCAATTTATCGTTACCTCATCAGTAGAAAAAATACGACAATTGTATTTATATCCAATACCCAAAAGTTATTGTGGGAGAAAGAATTTTGTCAAAATATACCTAATGCTATGGTAATCTATACCCCTCCAGCAAAGCTATCGATCACTCCTAATTCGTTAGCAAAAAATGATAAGCCGGTATTTGGCTTTTTGGGTAGTTTTACCGAATCAAAAAACATTTTAAGTTTGTTAACAGCTACAGCAAAGCTTAACAGCCATTATCCTGATGTATTTGAGAAGCTAATTTTGATGGGTGCGGGCGAATTTGAGGAACAAATAAATAAAAAAACTAAGGAATTGGATTTACAAAATGTGGTAGAATTGTGGCCGCATCATGAAAATATCGCACCATTTTATGCGGCCATAGATATATTTATACTACCCTCATTTTTCGAATCCTGGGGATTGGTTGCTTTAGAAGCCATAAGCGAAAAGAAGCCATTAATCCTTACCCAAAATACAGGCTTAAAAGAAATACTGAACCATAATGAAGATTGCATTTTTATTGATCCGTTTAAAACTGAGGAGATTTTTCATGCGATGGAAAAACTATTATTGGATGCAGATTTCAGAGAAGCGCTCGCTAAAAACGCTTACCGTAAAATTGAAAGTCTTAATTTTGCAGAGCGTTTTGAAAATGCGGTAACCACATTATTTAGTTAA
- a CDS encoding EpsG family protein has product MFYAIIFLILIGFSFLEITSIDGVYKVILFAVGILILFITAGLRFETGGDWTTYTVFFNQIETLPLVLEGKALIYNRSYMEPAYKLINSLVKTLGGNVQVVFFIIALINSVLLYKALKKYTIYPLVGLLIYYTSMFFFLDMIATRQGVAVLLFFSSLNFVFERKFWRFLAVMVIAFLFHRSSVLLVPLYFIIHRSFSNRAYIIVFFVTLLMFFFQIKWMAGLLTITANIIGGANGAIIKVYLNSSSYGANRSLTVGTLINIILFAIYLSKRKALADYKYFNIFFNLFMVNLIVFFVFYEFIEISNRYRFYFLISNITLLPYLIVVYQEKLSKMLVFASICAFTFLYGRSYFLESPGAIAFNPYQNYVIHVLFDTKSDGAERLKQSDKQYNENNKKE; this is encoded by the coding sequence ATGTTTTATGCCATCATCTTCCTGATCTTAATTGGATTTAGTTTCTTAGAAATCACTTCCATTGATGGCGTTTACAAGGTTATTTTATTTGCCGTAGGAATATTAATTTTATTTATAACAGCCGGGTTAAGATTCGAAACCGGTGGAGATTGGACTACTTATACGGTGTTTTTCAATCAGATTGAAACGCTTCCTCTTGTGTTAGAAGGCAAAGCGTTGATTTACAATAGAAGTTATATGGAGCCGGCCTATAAGTTAATTAACTCGCTGGTTAAAACTTTAGGAGGCAACGTGCAGGTTGTCTTTTTTATCATTGCTTTAATTAACTCTGTATTACTTTATAAAGCCTTAAAAAAATATACCATTTATCCTTTGGTGGGATTGTTAATCTATTATACCTCCATGTTTTTTTTTCTTGATATGATTGCAACCAGACAAGGCGTTGCCGTATTGCTGTTTTTTTCATCGCTTAATTTTGTTTTTGAACGAAAATTTTGGCGGTTTTTAGCGGTGATGGTTATTGCCTTCTTGTTCCATCGATCTTCAGTTCTACTGGTTCCACTTTACTTTATTATTCATAGGTCATTTTCAAATCGAGCCTATATTATTGTTTTTTTCGTTACCCTATTGATGTTCTTTTTTCAGATTAAGTGGATGGCGGGGCTTTTAACAATTACGGCCAATATTATAGGCGGTGCCAATGGCGCAATCATCAAAGTGTACCTCAATTCAAGTTCTTACGGTGCAAATAGATCACTTACCGTTGGTACCTTAATTAATATCATCTTATTTGCAATTTACTTAAGCAAGCGGAAAGCATTGGCCGACTATAAATATTTTAATATTTTCTTTAATTTATTTATGGTCAATCTGATTGTATTTTTCGTGTTCTATGAATTTATTGAGATTAGTAATCGTTATCGGTTTTACTTTTTAATTTCAAACATTACGCTATTGCCTTACTTAATTGTGGTGTATCAGGAAAAGCTAAGCAAAATGTTAGTGTTCGCCTCTATATGTGCTTTTACCTTTCTCTACGGGCGATCTTATTTCTTAGAATCACCTGGCGCAATCGCCTTTAACCCCTATCAAAATTATGTAATTCATGTTTTGTTCGATACAAAAAGTGATGGTGCAGAACGGTTAAAGCAGAGTGATAAGCAGTATAACGAAAATAACAAGAAAGAATGA
- a CDS encoding glycosyltransferase family 2 protein — translation MAFGTDKNSQPLVSIITVVYNNQSGIEKTMRSVIEQSYKQIEYIIIDGGSTDGTVETIKKYAGHITQFISEPDQGIYDAMNKGLALATGSLIGIINSGDFYEAHAIQKVVETYLQKPEFAVYHAVLRVFSIDKKLERIIGNSSTFLPTGMIQHPTCFVTKKAYNQYGSFSLDYKSSSDYDFMLRLRQQGAKFLFIESILANFYEGGISSNKIALLETLQIRAKYGLISKLKKNLMLTFINIRTALAK, via the coding sequence ATGGCATTTGGAACCGATAAAAATAGCCAACCGCTTGTTTCCATCATCACCGTTGTTTACAATAACCAGTCTGGTATCGAGAAAACGATGCGAAGTGTTATCGAACAATCCTATAAGCAGATCGAATATATTATCATTGATGGAGGCTCAACTGATGGTACCGTCGAAACCATTAAAAAATATGCTGGCCACATTACTCAATTTATTTCTGAGCCAGATCAAGGGATTTACGATGCGATGAATAAAGGCCTGGCGCTTGCTACAGGATCATTAATCGGTATTATAAACAGTGGCGATTTTTACGAAGCTCATGCGATACAAAAGGTTGTTGAAACTTACCTGCAAAAGCCGGAGTTTGCCGTTTATCATGCGGTACTGCGGGTATTCTCTATAGATAAAAAACTAGAACGGATTATAGGCAATTCAAGTACTTTTTTACCTACTGGGATGATCCAGCATCCAACTTGCTTTGTTACGAAAAAAGCCTATAACCAATATGGCTCATTTAGTCTGGATTACAAATCCTCCTCAGATTATGATTTTATGCTTAGGCTTAGGCAACAGGGTGCAAAGTTTTTGTTTATCGAATCCATACTGGCAAATTTTTATGAAGGGGGCATTTCATCAAACAAAATTGCGCTACTGGAAACCCTACAGATCCGGGCTAAGTATGGTTTGATTTCGAAGCTGAAAAAGAATTTAATGCTTACTTTTATAAACATCAGAACTGCCTTAGCTAAGTAA